The window TAATGCAAGCATCATATAGCCGAGCTGGCTCATGGTTGAGTAAGCTAGAACTCTTTTAATATCCGTTTGGACTAAGCCAATACTCGCTGCAAAAATAGCTGTAACAGCTCCAACGATGGCCACTGTTAACAATGCTGTCTTACTAGCAGTGAATAATGGGAATAGTGATGCGACTAAATAAACACCTGCTGCAACCATGGTCGCTGCGTGAATTAACGCTGACACTGGTGTAGGACCTTCCATTGCATCCGGCAACCATGTGTGTAACGGGAACTGACCGGATTTACCGACTGCTCCGATAAAAATTAAGATGGCCGTGAGCGTAATCATTCCGCTGGAAACGGCACCTTCTGCTACTGCTTTAAAAATTTCATCGTATTCAAAGCTGCCAACTTGCCAGAATAAGAGGATCATCCCGATAAATAAGCCGACATCCCCGATTCTCGTCATAATAAACGCCTTTTTGGCAGCGGCTTTGGCTTCCTCTTTATAAAAATAGAAACCGATTAGTAGGAATGAACCTAAGCCGACAAGCTCCCAAAATACGTACGTTTGTAATAAGTTTGGTGAGATCACCAAGCCGAGCATCGCAAACGTGAACAAACCTAAGTAGGCATAGAAAACCGAAATTCGCTCGTCACCGTGCATATAGCCTTTTGAATACGTATGTACTAATAAGCTGACAAGCGACACGATTACTAGCATCAATGCATTTAACTGATTGATTTCAAAACCCGCTGTTATCTGAGTATCCCCGAACGTAAGCCAGGTGGCTTCGCTCTTAAATGTTGGTGCCGAAAAGCGATCAAACAGCACCAGCAAAGAGTAGATGAAAGTTGCCAGTGACAGTAATATTCCAATATAAGCACTCGCTTCTTTCATTCGTTTACCGAAAAGAAGAAGGATTAAGAACGATAAAAGCGGGAAAAGCGGTATGATCCATGCATTCTCCATCAATATCACATTCCCCTTTTTAAACGCTTTTAAGTGGCGTGATGTCTGTTTGCCACGCGTTTGATTGCGGCCCGCTACTGTACGCGCGGGTCATTGGTTTTGCAATTTGCTAGAGTTTCCACAAATTGCTTTCAAGGATTAAGCTTCTTTATTTTCCTAAATAAGGCAACTCAACAATTGTCTAGCTCCAGCGCCCAGCGCCTAGTGGACTTCACCCACCTCCCTACGATAAGTCAACATCGAATCGCTTACGCTCTTCGTGTTTCCTTTATCTCAGTCGGTGTGCTCCAGTCCATACGTCGCTAACCGTGCGCTTCCGCCTTTCTAATTTTTCATTGTGTTGATTTCGTCGATGTTTACGGTTTTGCGGTTGCGGTATAGCGCCATGAGGATCGCGAGTCCGAGTGCTGCCTCGGCTGCGGCGATGGCGATGGCGAATAGGGCAAAGATTTGTCCGTCGATTGACGGTGCGACGCCGTATTTGCTGAAGGTGACGAGGTTAATGTTAACCGCGTTCAGCATTAGTTCAATTGAGATTAGGACGATTACGGTGTTTCTTTTTGTTAGGGCGCCGTAAAGGCCGATGCAAAACAGGATTAGTGCTAAGGTAAGATAGATTGAAATGGGCGTTGAGCTCATTCGTTTTCTGCCCCCTTTTCGTCGTCTTTCTTGGCAAGTATAATTGCGCCAATTAAGGTAACTAATAGTACGACTGATGTTAATTCAAATGGAATGGTGTATTTTGAAAATATTGTTTTACCGATCTGCTCTGTGTTATTTACATGTAATGTTGTTTGGGCTGCTGGGATATCAAGGTCATATATCCCGAAATAGAAGACAGCCGCAAATCCGATTACACCAATGAGTAGGAAAAATTTTCGTACCCAGCCTTCTTTTGGCATGTCTTGATCGTTATGGCGTGTAAGCATGATGCCGAACAGCATAATGATGGTGATGGCGCCAGAATAAATAAGGATTTGCACGACGGCAATAAATTCAGCTGATAACAGGACGTATATGCCGGCAATACTGATAAAAGTAAACACGAGGGCGATGACCATGTGAACCACTTTGTTAAGGTTCAAGAGGAGCACACCGCCAATGATCGCCACTAGCGCAAGGCCCATAAATGCAATTAATTCACCTGATAAGGTCATGGTTTGTTCACCTGCCGTACATTTTGGTCATTTTCGTCCAGCCATTCAAGGTTTTTGAATAGTGCATCACGGCTATATTCAGCTAGTTCGAAGTTGTTGGTCATAATGATGGCTTCGGTTGGACATACTTCTGTGCACAAGTCGCATAGGATACAGAGTTCAAAGTTAATATCATAGGTATCAATGATTTTACCCTTTTTCGACGGGTCGGGGTGCTTTTTCCCTGTTAGTTGAATACAGTCTGTTGGACAGATTGCTGAACACTGATTACAAACAATACACTTTTCCGGATAAAATTTTTGGATGCCGCGGAAACGATCCGGGAGCGGAAGTGGTTTGTTTGGATAGTCATAGGTTAACTTTTCCCGCGTCAGGTTTTTTAGGGTATATTTCAAGCCTTTCATTAATCCAAGCATGTATTTTCACCCCTTTTTTCATTGTCCAGCAAAAGTGGCAAGCCGCTTTCGCTTTTCGTGTTTAAAACAATTTGACTAGTTCTTTTATGATTGCGGTTATGAAGATGTTTGCTAGTGCTACTGGCAAAAGAATTTTCCAACCAAATTCCATTAACTGGTCCGCTCGCAAACGTGGGAACGTTACCCGAATCCAGATTAAGAAAAAGACAACGGCGCTGAATTTGAAGGCAAACCAGACTGCTCCAGGAATAAATCCTAAGAACGGAAGTGGCAGCCAACCGCCTAAGAAAATGACGGTAATTAACGCAGACATGGCAAACATATATACATATTCTGACAGCATAAAGAATGCCCAACGGAAGCCTGAATACTCGACATGGAATCCAGCGACAAGCTCAGATTCTGATTCTGGTAAGTCGAATGGTACCCGGTTTAACTCGGCCACTGCAGCGATTAAGAAAACGATAAAGGCTACTGGTTGAAGGAGAATAAACCAGCCATTTTGCTGTGCTGCGACGATATCATTTAAATTTAAGCTTCCACTTAAAAGAATGACACCTAACAGCGACATCACGAGCGGGATTTCATAGGAAATCATTTGGGCCGCTGCACGCATTCCACCGAGAAGAGCGTATTTATTATTTGACGCCCACCCAGCAGTTACGATTCCGACAGTAGAAATTCCTGAAATCGCTATATAATAAAGCAATCCGACTCCGATATCGGCAAACTGAAGTTTGTCGGTAAATGGAATAGTCGCCAACACCATAAAGGACGGTGCAAAGGCAATCACTGGAGCGATAATAAATAATGGTCGATCCGCAAGTTTCGGAATCGTGTCTTCTTTTAACAATAATTTTAATACGTCAGCCGCTGTTTGTAATAGCCCCCATGGACCCCCTAGTTGGTTAGGTCCCATTCGAAGCTGCATAAAACCCATTACTTTACGCTCGGCTAAGATGGCAAATGTAA of the Bacillus sp. 1NLA3E genome contains:
- the nuoI gene encoding NADH-quinone oxidoreductase subunit NuoI; protein product: MLGLMKGLKYTLKNLTREKLTYDYPNKPLPLPDRFRGIQKFYPEKCIVCNQCSAICPTDCIQLTGKKHPDPSKKGKIIDTYDINFELCILCDLCTEVCPTEAIIMTNNFELAEYSRDALFKNLEWLDENDQNVRQVNKP
- the nuoH gene encoding NADH-quinone oxidoreductase subunit NuoH; its protein translation is MIDELLHASSGWGNFGIFFLLGTILLLVVLGFVTFAILAERKVMGFMQLRMGPNQLGGPWGLLQTAADVLKLLLKEDTIPKLADRPLFIIAPVIAFAPSFMVLATIPFTDKLQFADIGVGLLYYIAISGISTVGIVTAGWASNNKYALLGGMRAAAQMISYEIPLVMSLLGVILLSGSLNLNDIVAAQQNGWFILLQPVAFIVFLIAAVAELNRVPFDLPESESELVAGFHVEYSGFRWAFFMLSEYVYMFAMSALITVIFLGGWLPLPFLGFIPGAVWFAFKFSAVVFFLIWIRVTFPRLRADQLMEFGWKILLPVALANIFITAIIKELVKLF
- a CDS encoding NADH-quinone oxidoreductase subunit J, which produces MTLSGELIAFMGLALVAIIGGVLLLNLNKVVHMVIALVFTFISIAGIYVLLSAEFIAVVQILIYSGAITIIMLFGIMLTRHNDQDMPKEGWVRKFFLLIGVIGFAAVFYFGIYDLDIPAAQTTLHVNNTEQIGKTIFSKYTIPFELTSVVLLVTLIGAIILAKKDDEKGAENE
- the nuoK gene encoding NADH-quinone oxidoreductase subunit NuoK — its product is MSSTPISIYLTLALILFCIGLYGALTKRNTVIVLISIELMLNAVNINLVTFSKYGVAPSIDGQIFALFAIAIAAAEAALGLAILMALYRNRKTVNIDEINTMKN
- the nuoL gene encoding NADH-quinone oxidoreductase subunit L; protein product: MMENAWIIPLFPLLSFLILLLFGKRMKEASAYIGILLSLATFIYSLLVLFDRFSAPTFKSEATWLTFGDTQITAGFEINQLNALMLVIVSLVSLLVHTYSKGYMHGDERISVFYAYLGLFTFAMLGLVISPNLLQTYVFWELVGLGSFLLIGFYFYKEEAKAAAKKAFIMTRIGDVGLFIGMILLFWQVGSFEYDEIFKAVAEGAVSSGMITLTAILIFIGAVGKSGQFPLHTWLPDAMEGPTPVSALIHAATMVAAGVYLVASLFPLFTASKTALLTVAIVGAVTAIFAASIGLVQTDIKRVLAYSTMSQLGYMMLALGSAGYVAGVFHLMTHAFFKALLFLAAGSVIHAVHTQDIEKMGGLWKKLRLTGPLFLIGTLAISGVPLFSGFFSKDEILVSAWTHGNTVLFWLAVVAAFFTAFYMFRLFFMVFLGESRSEMKNVHDSPNIMTFPMIVLAILAVVSGYVNTPWFGTFLGDWLTEGNEALAHGEVEGPIWIMIVATVVSLAGIFLAWLIYGKRSLSRDWLSGRAPILYNILYNKYYIDEFYQLTVIFATKWISQLLNIIEVFIVEGIIKGITGIVQTLGKSGSKLQSGQVQTYGTVAFVGLALLVVIFALTGGYLK